Within Montipora foliosa isolate CH-2021 chromosome 3, ASM3666993v2, whole genome shotgun sequence, the genomic segment TTAATATAATAAAAATGGATTTTAATCCACTTGTGTCACATCTATATCATACATGGTGAAAAAAGATTGTCTATTTTGTAGCAATCGgagcttgctacaaacaaaacgaaaccaTAAAAGCTTAATTCAACACTTTTCCAGTCTCTGAGGCACAAGAAACGAACTCgaagcagtcaatcaaaagaTCACGTTAAACTTGCTCAAACGGGTTGTCCGAAGGGACACCATTTTCTAAGGCCTCCAGGATGTGACATTTTTTCCACCCGTTCTCGATGATTGAGGGGTATTAACCAAAAAGAAGTaacaaaagttgaaatagttttgctgcttgaaaagaaaaccgcaaaatagttcccagcggaaatttcagtcaattcgagccacaaaaatttgttcccgcAAACCTCAAAGAATTGCCAATccctcattttgggaaataaaccgatcatattgcgagaaagttatgacaaaacaggaatcgaacgcacctcacaaatccttatattaaTATAATTACCTGGGTGAATATTGTATATGTATATTCACCTCCAttgcctttggcgaataattgttaaatataacatATCCATATTTGTAATTGCGTTCTcgaggaacgagagaacgcatcctaatttcgtttcgcaggcgcgagaaatcgagattttttgtgaagactgcaaattggccaccCCTCTCGGTTTTTCAGGGGCTTTaggcctcgttttcgtgtcaATCTGCTACGTCATGCttcttctttcgtttttttCGACGTTTTGAGGTTTTCTTTGaactggtttttaactctgattgcattcgacaaaaaagaGAATGCAGTGTCAATGcagcctggagtgagagtttttggtcgagcgaaaacaaattacatcatcgcaaagcacgTGCATTCGAGACGATTTGttcgcgatcgctcgtttctagaGGTTTTTATTCTGGATCGAGCGTGacctgtttggtcaggatgcgagatgacgtgcttttgttacatagcTGGGACAGCATTATTTATTCTGATCACGAACACGACTTTAAATCGCCTTGGCcttgggatgttaaccgtacgcgtggaAAGAGCcatagtttgattacatttgttgacttagGGTGCGCTCGATTGACCatatagaagttagaaatcattcgtttttacggatattcacattaaaattgtcaaacacctgctaaaatgctattttaaaacatatctttataatccttgctgcttcaaaacgccagacataccgttttaaatcatcaccccgcgtattcttattccggaatagggtcaatcgaacgcacccttaatatATAGTTCCAGCATAgataatagaggggaatggttttgaagctcggcaaacatcaaaggagcaaacaaagatgccaagatttaggttggaaagtccacgactgtgcacaatcttttgttttgcactcatacattatgcatgaattacgtaaccaacacgtttctgtTGGTTAGCTCCGCAGTAccgagtaaacaactattgtgttttgtgcaccgtcaaagctaaaaaagagaacaaaaacctacaacaaagaaatttgtcgggtttcataaccattcccctctattaactatggttccAGTGGCCACTAATAGTTCAGTCAGTATCCGGCGgaggtcgaaattgaatcgatggaagagtactctgaagccaagacatAAGAGTAAGCCAAAACTAAGGAACAGCAATGTAAAtgttgacttatttttattcatcagcggaaaaaataattattgccagtcgcgcGGAGTTTGTCCGGgcgtttgttaaaataaaccacggataaacggaaacgcgagagcaaatgttacagatgttagctgatatttgtgcttccagctcagaatacacggagtactagatgtaacacaagtattccttttaaaaattagcctttatgcttaaacattatcagtaaaagtgaaaatgagacgttttaataacatgaatttgcaagtttaccgaaactggagccgtcacgcaacgtgtcatcagAGGTCAtattagtcctgttccgggactccctgcCCCGGCCccttttcagggcggggtaagagggagtcgcGGAACAGGACTAAGGTCATATCAAATCGCATTAAAGCAAGGAAATCAAaagtggactttgtcagtatgttatatGTCTTTAAAACTTCAGCCGTTCATGTAAAGATCATGATTTCAGCAACAGACAACtattatcacaggcggagaacgcactcctaatctttgattactactagttttatCTTTAAATATACGCTGTAATTTCCTTTACCTCTTggtctccctcgcagccgtttttggTGTCGTCACGATCGTCGTCACGCCAAAGCGTTGGTGATGACACTTACGGAAAAAAGAGGGACTGTAATTACCGCCGACCCTCTCGACGCTACATGATGGTACTCAGTGTGGTACTGcctttaaaaacattttgatctttttatatatatatatatatatatctatattttTGTCCTTCCCTCACCTCGATTTGTTTGCCTACATGCGGGTGAAAGTTAATGTCATATGATGATAATTTAATTATTCCATAATAACGGATATTAAATAAACCACAATAAAATCAGTGCGTGTGTGTAACAAACCACCGCACACATCCTCCCTTCGTTCATCATCACGCCCCGTGACTAGAGGAGGTAATTGTTGCGCTACGCTTACCAGCCAGTACACAACAACTTATTATACAACAAAGAAacttttaactttattttttttacataaaatgagGTGAAATTCTAGCAACTGTTTGGCATGAACTGTTCTGTTTCATTGATATTAAATTAAGAAACTTACTTGATTGACTTTGAACGgttcttttaatatttttgtgatCAGCACATATAATATGCTAACTTATTTCATGCACTGACACGAGCTTCTAGATCTGTGATGATATTCAAAATCTCTTTTACAGCCGATTTACGAGCAAGTTTGACGTTTTCAAGTCcatcagcattgatcaaatccAAGGCAAGAATTAACTGAGTCAAATGTTCTTCCAAGTACAAATATTCCTTGTCTTCTCTAGATCCCTCGAACTTCATAACTCGAGGAACAAGCTCTTGTGCTCTTAATAACTGTGTTCCTATTTCGTTTAGTTTCAGATATTCAGTGATCTTTGCTTCTGATTGCCTCGATGAAGACTCCTTCAAAGAACCAGCACCCGCGTTTACTCGGGAAGTCCTGTTATTATCATCAGATTGATCCAGGAAAATATCTTTCTGTTCAAAGCCTGCCTTTTTTTCCACGAACTCTTCGCTCGCATCATCAAAGGTCTTATCACACTTCTCTCCCAAAATATCCTCTTCGTTGACAGGCTCAGTTTTAACAAAGTTGTCGTCCACGGGTTGTGATAACTTTAGCTGTGACGAGTGATCCTCTTCTTTCACTTTCAAGTGTGAGTCATTCGTCGAGGGGTCTTCCCTGGCTTCAGCTTCACAACAAATATTCTTAGCCTCTGATGACAAGTTTTCTACGAGTCTCGTTTTCTTCCCGCCAGGAGATCTTCTCTTTTTTAGAAATGGAAAGTAAACTGGGCATTCCCCAAAGGTAAAAGGCCTTTCTCCGTAAAATCCTCCTACACTTTTGAAATGATTTCTTCCCAAAGGAAATCTGCTTGCCCAAGGATCTAGGAATACGTCTTGCCACATTTTCGATGTTTCCTCTGCGTTGTGTTAGCGAGTTTCTTCTCTAATTTCGAAATACTTTGCTAACGTTTAGTGCAACGGGGCTTTTAAATTGACTGTTTTAATGTCTGGAAAAACCGAGAAAGTTTGGTATGCCATCACAGCTAATTTTTGCACCAAGGCATTCTAGGATGTGCGGGAAAACCCTCGAAAATGCCAGAAATAGCTATAAAGAGATTACTAAGAAGGGGTGGGGAGTGTCCTTAATTTGTCCTCTCAAAAATCTGTCAACCCCGCTTGTATATTGTTTTGATGTCCCTTGAATTGGCCAAGAAGTGTAAATGTGATTTTTGCGTTTCACAAATGTAATTTCCTAAATTTTGAAGAAGCAAAAGGATCTCTTGTATTAAATTGAGTCAACCTACCCTCCCCTCCCTCATGTAAGTCTGCAGGAGAAGGTTCTGGAGCAATCGAGAAAATGTCTCCGAATAACTATATAAACACGCTGATGACTTTTCATTGCACTCAAATCAGTCAGTGTTAACAGGCGACTTCACGAAGGTATGGGAAAAGACTTTTACGATATTCTTGGCGTTCCGAGGAATGCTACAGACAAAGAGATAAAGAAAGCCTACAAAAAACTGGCATTGATATGGCACCCCGATAAAAACAAGAGTCCGGGAGCAGAAGACAAATTCAAGGAAATTTCGGAAGCTTACGACGTCCTCAGTGACAAAGAGAAAAGAGAAGTCTTCGACACATACGGTGAAGAAGGTCTAAAGGGAGTTCCTGGAAGCGACAATGGTTCGAATATGAATTTTAGAGGCCCAGGATTCGCCAAAACATTTGTGTTTACGAGTGGAAACGCCAAAGATACGTTTGCTAGAGCCTTTGGAAATGACGACGAATTTGCCGACATTATTGGCGGGCTAGGAGGGTTTAGTTTCCTCAATGACCGAAAAACACCTGGGGTTAGGACAGGCGGGAAtgacaattttatgtttgaCTTTGATGGCTTTGCTCCGCGAAAGAAGAAGCAAAAGGTTCAAGATCCTACGATCGAGAAGGACCTGTTGGTTAGTTTTGAAGAACTATCTACCGGCTGCACCAAGAAGATGAAAATATCGCGGAAAATTTACGACGAGCGTGGAACTTTCACGAACGAGGAAAAAATTCTCACTGTGAATATTAAGCCGGGTTGGAAAGCGGGGACAAAAATAACTTTTCCGAAGGAAGGTGATCGAAAGCCCGGAATTGTTCCAGCTGACGTTGTCCTGATTATCAAAGACAAACCACATTCTTTGTTTAAACGCGACAGTTGTAATAATCTTCTTTACACAGCAAAAATTTCTTTGCGAGAAGCTTTAACTGGTGTGAGAGTGGAAGTTCCTACAATCGATGGAAGGAAAATAAGATTACCACTCAATGAGGTTGTGCGACCAGATTTTTCGAGCAAGATTCAGGGAGAAGGACTCCCATTGCCTAAAAATCCCTCTAAGAAAGCTGACTTGATTGTGAAATACGACATACAATTTCCTGAGCAAGTATCTTCAGTGCAAAGAGACGTTTTACGAGATGTATTGCCTTCCTAATGCGAAAGCTAGTAACAGGAAACACGATATTATTTCTTTTGCGTCAGCCACAATAGGGATGTTCTAGAACGCCTTTAACATGTGGTAACATTGTTCTAAGCTTTTTTGGAACCCTGTATTGTTGAATGAATCGAACAAGATATTTCTAGAACGCACGCGTTACTTTTGTCATGATCACAATGGATATTGCCACTGCTGCGAAGTTACGTTCAACAGTGTTTTTAGAAACAATGTATAACATGCTTTACAATGTATAATGACTTTACCTGTAATGAAAATCGCATGTCACATAAGTTTGAGtattttgtaaatagcatgATATTGAAAAAACTTGTCCAATAAACTTGCTCCATGGCCAAGCAAGGTAAAAGACACTTTACTTGATATGTTCTATGCATATGCGTTGATGTCAACATACTatgagaaaataataataaatgcatGCAAAATTGTTGTAATTTATGTGATTTTGCATACTTAGGGGTGACGAATGGTACCTCCAAAATCTTGGCACTCACAAACATTTCATCCAATCTTGAAATCTTGACAtcctttcctttcatgtctCGGATTCACAAACAAGGGTCTTAGTCAAGGCGAGTCTCAGATTTTACCATTCATCACCCCAATTATATGATGGTCTGTCCGAGTAACTGGAGCCTGTGACTCTTACAGGCCTTCTTTATTGGCTTTTTGGTGTGTTCTTAATTTTTGTGTCTGCCattgaattaaaataaataaataaatattgtaaaaTCACCAGGGAAATAATGCAAGTAGCAAGTATGTGTGCTTAGCTAGAATGACTAtcatattgatgatgatgatgtgtaTGAATATGACAGGGTTAGCACAAAAGTGCAAAGCcactaaaaattattattattgatgtgAACCTACACTGAAAGCATGCTAGACATAGGCAGACCACAACCTTAAAACTCAGTTCGTCACTCTTTAAAACTGTGCCTAATCatttattttgtaaatgaaattacaaaggcagcatctTCTGCTTGGTTGTTTTAGGACCTTGAGCACAGTGCAGCCAGAGGTTGTACCCTTCACAAACAGTAGTCGGATGCCATCCCAGCCAAGCCTACCTGTTGACGGTATGGTATATATAATTAGGATTCAATTTATCGTGTTACAAGCCCAAATTACAAGGGAGGAGAGggaaaattcattttaattaTATAAGATATGACATAACGAGCTTGTCAGAGTTCAGTAAATCAACATCATATCACATTTTCTGGAGCAAATTGAACACAAGAAAACTtttcacaataataatattaattttatttttctgcTCCACATTTATGTGGGGCTGGCCCCTTTTGGCCAGAAGTTACACTGCATTGAAttaaatagcccatttccaggttgctgcatgcctcagtttcaaagcgagtcctggtgcacaaccatggaaattagttgcgtattcttatgcaaatcaaattcatttcctttacaatagtttctcatttcctttacaatagttgagcaccaagactcacttcaaaactgagacaaacagcaactcggaaatggccaattgGGCACACAAATTCTACACATTCTCTACTGGAGGAGCTGCAAGGAAAGAAGGAACACCAAACAAAGAATTCAAAATTGCCATTGTTGAGTAAAATCATTAGGCGttacagtaaaatctataagtgtaaCTTTTAGAagggaaagggttaaaaaacACAGGTAATAAAGTAAAAGCTTCACTGGTATATTTTATTTGATTGAAGTTTGCAGCTTTTTAAACCTCTTGTAATAACTTTGTTACTGTCCTCATGCATGtggataagtaagtaagtaaacaaaaatttttttaCACGCTTCCCCTGTCAACTTATTTATCATCACTCAAAACCTGATTTTCACAAGGGGCCGTGTGGTTACAATAGAATGACTCAGCAAATCCAATATTGATTTCTACATGCCATTATACGTAACCCTACTATGGTAAACCTGTTTACGATTTTCCTCATTAATTTCAATAATTTATATGGTTGAGACTGTAGGTTTCCTAGCTTGTAGTTGGAACCGATTAGCATAAATTCTGTTTTTGCTTCGTTTAGACTTAATTTGTTTGCCAAGAGCCACTCTTTTACACTGTCAAGATCACTGTTCATGGCTAACTCAACCTCCCCTAATGTATTACCAGAAACTGTAAGATTTGtcatttctttgaatttgtgTTTATTAAGAAGTTGCTGGAAACTTTACGATTTCAGTTCTGTAGAAGGTTCggcaagccaatgaaaatgttcagGTCCCattatttatgagtcaaatggtcaatgagtcaatgagactcacagtcaatatagcaataatatattgattaagcctaagccctcgtttcagtgattaggcctaagcattctctgaaattttagctttcattttatgggtcagggtaactgcactaactcattgactcatgactcatgactcattgactcattgattcattgactcataaatacttgatactcaatgaaaatgctggaaatctgatctCCATAGTTCAGTGTTGAATAAAATGTGATAATATATCACTCTTACTTATGAAAAGATCAGAAAGGCATTGAGATTCATTATCAGTCAAGCTGATCTATTCTGAgtacagccacaacaccgggaacttcatcccctattgttctcaaatagtgtgtgggttctttaacgtcccacagtgaactaatgaacatggtaCCGAAACCTAATACGACTCGTTACGGCAAGAACTCAGTTAAGTACTTGGCGGCTATTACTTGGAACAAGATTTCTGA encodes:
- the LOC137996478 gene encoding dnaJ protein homolog 1-like, producing MGKDFYDILGVPRNATDKEIKKAYKKLALIWHPDKNKSPGAEDKFKEISEAYDVLSDKEKREVFDTYGEEGLKGVPGSDNGSNMNFRGPGFAKTFVFTSGNAKDTFARAFGNDDEFADIIGGLGGFSFLNDRKTPGVRTGGNDNFMFDFDGFAPRKKKQKVQDPTIEKDLLVSFEELSTGCTKKMKISRKIYDERGTFTNEEKILTVNIKPGWKAGTKITFPKEGDRKPGIVPADVVLIIKDKPHSLFKRDSCNNLLYTAKISLREALTGVRVEVPTIDGRKIRLPLNEVVRPDFSSKIQGEGLPLPKNPSKKADLIVKYDIQFPEQVSSVQRDVLRDVLPS
- the LOC137996481 gene encoding uncharacterized protein — its product is MWQDVFLDPWASRFPLGRNHFKSVGGFYGERPFTFGECPVYFPFLKKRRSPGGKKTRLVENLSSEAKNICCEAEAREDPSTNDSHLKVKEEDHSSQLKLSQPVDDNFVKTEPVNEEDILGEKCDKTFDDASEEFVEKKAGFEQKDIFLDQSDDNNRTSRVNAGAGSLKESSSRQSEAKITEYLKLNEIGTQLLRAQELVPRVMKFEGSREDKEYLYLEEHLTQLILALDLINADGLENVKLARKSAVKEILNIITDLEARVSA